The sequence atcccataggcctACTTTGCTCAGTTGGGATTTGAATATCCCATAGGGCTAGTTTGAATTGTTATAGATACAAAATTGTCTAGATCTGTATCATTGGGCCTATGCTTTGAGAGAGGAGGTGGATTAAAACAAGTCAATGAGGGTCACCTGTTGCGGGCCTGCGGTAGAATGATAATGCTGATAATTTATGGTTGGGATTACCTGAGTGAAATTTGGAGTGTTGATAAGTCTCAGCACAGCCTTGAAATGCGAGGACAGGGTCTAGGCACAAAGATGACTACATACTTTGCCTTCCAAATCAGACTAACATCCAATTAAAGGTAATTGAATCAAATGACTCAGAGCTGACTCAACAAACAAGCCATCCAAACTAATTCATTAAATGGACTTCAAACAGTAAGAGATGAAAATGGCCTTCTGCTGAGACGGGGTTGGGAGGCAGAGGTTCAAAAGGGCCATCTTTTATGCTTCCTGAGATGTGGCAACAGCTCTCTCTAACCAACAACACTAATTAAAGCTGCAGCAGGGGATCAATAAAGAGATGCAAGCAGGTGTAAAATGTCACTTGTCTTTGGTTTAATCAGTATTACAAACTGTGAAAAAAGGCATCATGGTCAGTCTAAAATGCTCTGGCTACAGAAGAGCAGAGGATATCGAGAGAGCTGTAAGCAATGGAAACAGCAGATAGTAGAGGCACCAATGGTGTTGTTGCAGAGTGAAGTCATCGCTGGATGATGTCCTACATGTTCAACGTCCTACTCTCCACATAACTCCAGCAGGATTTTGCGGTAATCTCCAGATGTGTCTCCCTAAACAATACAGAAACACTCAGATTACATCAAAATAACAGAAAGAAATGGGCACAAATCTAACTTTTAATGAGACAAATCATTACTTCATCTCTTGTGATCAGGGTCTCACCTTGATGAAGGAATGGAGAGTCTTGCCGTACGCTTTCAAGAACTCGGTCTTGATGTCCAACATGTCAATCTCGGCCCGAGCCACCATGATTCTAATCAGTATGCTGTCTGTAGTTCCCAGACCCTGAAAAGACAGGAGGGAAGGAGCTGtcaacattctgatgaattcaGTCTGATAACCCACAAGTGTAAGCAGATATGCACCCTCCATAGGTGTGTTAAAAAAGTCAATTTCAAAATCTTTACCTTCATGGATTTATATAACCTCTCTGCAAAGAATGCTGGCTTGTTTTTAAGGCATTTCACTGCAAAAAATAAATCAGATCGATACATCAGGCATGATAGCTCAACAAGCTTTAGTTTTGCTTATTTTCATCAGAACTGATCGGACTCTGTCTTCGGTACATTATTACAAGAGGCACTGAAACAAATTGGATCCGTCTGACCTATTGCCAGAAAGACATTCTCCAGAGAGCCAGACATCTCCCTCTTAATGCTGTCCTCGATGTCCCTCCCAGAGATCTTCTGATACTCCTTAAACACTGAGACAAtgaggtgaaagagagagatatggaatCAATCATACTGTTGTAGTGAGTAAGAAGCACATGACAAAATGTTGATTCCTCAAATAACCAGAACAGGTCAGCAGAACAGTGTCTGTGCATTACATTTTGTGCCAAAGTCAGTGTGGAAGTAAGTATCTTAACCGAAGAGAAGTGTAAAGCGTAATAAACAAACAATAAACAAGTAGACTGTGAGAAGGTCACTTCTGGTGATATGTAACTTGTTGTAACTTGTCACTCTGATCTTAAACGTGAGTCTAGGCAGAAATTTAAAAATATCTCTTTTATTATAATAAAATATTTTGGGAGTGTACCGCTGCGGCGATGGTGGTGTACAGCGTTGGTGTACCACTGCTAAATGAATATACACTGAAATATTTTTGTGGGGACAATACCTTGGAGTAGGTGATTTCTGTTCCTCACACAGAGCACAGTGAGGAACTTGACCTCATCTGTTCCCCAACGAGCCTCCCCAGCCTCGTAGATATCCTGAGAACCCACAGCAAAAGTACTTCACAAACCCAAACAGAAAATCTCCCAACACTGACTGTTTTGGGACATATTTGATGTGAGATTAGGTTTAAAAAACTATGTCTAGAGTTGATCTTACTGTTCATCTTCCTAACCGTGGGGTGATCCTGATACCCCAGCATGTGCTACTATGCGAGATAGAAAGAGCCAGGTCACCTCCTCTCTGGATCCATATTCTCACCTTAGCATCCTTCACAGCCTGGGCCTCATCCACAGTGTTGCTCTCATCTCGCCCCGCCTGTCAGTCACAGGACAGACACAGAGGCCATGTTAGCAAAGAGTCAGACAATGACATGACCATTACCTGGCCATAAGATGCCTCTAAAAACTACAAACATCCATTATGTGTTAAATTGTACCCAAGTGATGAAGTGAAAGGGGAGTGACTATTTCCTTTACAACAATTCATGTACTGTAGTTCGGTTGGCTTTCCTTTGATTGTTGGAATATGAAGGTCAACCAGGTGTGTATTCAGAGAGGTCAATATTGTAACGGTCTATTCTCACCGTGAGCAAAGAGACCAGAACTCTCTGGAACATTCCAGAAGTATCACCATCGATATCGTCCTCCAGCTTATTTTCATAATCTGCCATCACACACGTTTAAGCAAAAAGTAGGAGTTAAGAATGACCTTAGACCCAGTGATCGGACTCTGCAATTATAACACACAACACTTGAAACGGTTTGTGAACACCCTGTCAAAAGCTATGGCAGGCAACAAAAGTTGAATATTGCTCTATAGAAGACACTAATAAATCATTCATATCATGCATTGTGTTCATGTTATGTGATTCATTGTTTGTCCGTACACTCTCAAGAGGGCGAGACACTGATATCCTAGATCAGATTTCCTCTTCATATACAGTGATCAATTCTAAAGTATCGACTTGTACCATACACCGTATGTGATAACTCTTCTACGGATGGAGATTCAATGCATGGCACAGAAAGGCTGTGTACTGTGTAGCTACTACCTTTGATGTACACCGCTGTGATAGCTCTAATTTCAGCGTTCGTCCTTGAGGCCAGGATATCAATGAGAGCAGCCTCCTCTGTTCCAGCACCCTAGCATTCAGTAAAATAGAGATGTGGAGAGCTATGTAAGTACCTCAAAGAGTAGTGTGATGCAACACATTTATGGGTTGTGGATGAGGTGAATAGCCCAATACAATGTCAATAGCTCGAAGACGTACAGTATTGAAAAGCGTTACATCAATCCCCATTGTGATGGTGTCCCTAGCAGTAATAACCTCTGACCTTCATAGCGTTCCTCAGCTCGTAGGCATCATACACAGGAGCGGTCATCAGGAGGCCCAGCACCACGTTCTCAAAGTTCCCCGTCAGCTCTCCCTGCAGATCATCTGTCAGGTCCTACAGGGACAGACACAGACATTTAAATGGGTCCCGATTGACACAATCTCCTGCCTAGTGCTCAAGTAAGCATACACTACTTCTCTCATACACTCATATCTCAGAGGTGATAAACAAGACCTTCAAAATGTTTAATCTGTCAGACTAAATGCTTCAGACATTCCAGATACAAGTCTGCTTCCAGAAGGGCGTGGCTGCGAAAGAGCTGTACACAGAAGGTTTGTAGTAGACACATTTAGCTTCTTCATGAGCCTGCCTGTGGGCGTCCCCGTGCACTGTATGACTCACTGTTTCTGACCAGGAGGATTCCACTAGCAATCTTTGTCCTTCCCTGTGGCAAGCTTCCTCATTCATGGGACCATTTAGATAACTTTATCAATGATTTATCATATGCCAGACTGTGCCAGCTACTATCTAACAGTGTCAATAGAGTAGACATTGATCAGACTTCCCTTTTAGTTTTAAATGTCGAGTTTAGCTATCGTTTAACATGGGGCCTGTCACTCTATAATCTCCCTACTTCACTTAAACACAAAGTGCAGTGTCCTGACTGACATTGGACTTCATTTAAAATCAGGTTAACCTCAACCCTCATGAGAGAGGTCTTTCCACCTAACCTGTGATGGTAGACAAGCTTCTCTCTATTCTCTGAAACACATAACCATCTTTGTGTAAGAGTTAATGATCAACCTGAGGCACCAACTGTCAGCACAATGTTACCATTAACACCAGACACCACCACAcccataaaaacacacacacaaagccacaCACCAGAAGGGTATACTATAACACATCAATAAGTTAACCAGCTAAAATTTGATAAATAGCCAGAAATATTTGTTGATTTTCCACTTCATTAAGAAACCTAAACTGAGTCAATTAGAGAATGCCCATTTCAAGCTAATCTTTCTAAAGAAATAAAGTTATTTTATAATATTTAGgccagttagctggctaactccatgatcctgctttgtagtacaTCCTTCCATGACTGATCACATGATAAATATAACCCTTTACACAACCCCTGCACTCTCCTGTCACTATAAACTATTAAATATCCCCCATTACTGGAGCTGGTGGTGTTTAGCTTTTGGAACGTTTTGAGAATAGTCTGATAATTCAAACGGTGATATGAGAAATGTAATAAGAGAGGCATAAGTCAGTAGAACACTTACCTTCCCCACAGTCTGCTTGTAAGCCTCCTTGATGCGTTGCCTCTGAGCAATGGTACGACGTGCCAGGACCTCAATGACAGCTGCCTCATCCGTGCCTATAAGAAAATATCACAGGGTTACATTACTGTATACCTTCACATTATACTGATCCATTAGGTAAAATAACTTGCTGTTGATAAAACAGCATCAAATCACCATTGAAATATCCTAAATATCTCCCCAATATCACAGTTACAAAGAACTCAGCCAGATTTCAACCTGAATGTTGAACAGACACACTTCCGGCTTGCAAGCTCCTCTCTCACCCTGTAAAAACCCTGGTCCCACAGGCACAGTTGGTTCTCAGTGTATGTGCCATCTGTTTCTAATGCATATCTCACTAGAGTCAGGTGAAACCTATTACGTCTAGCTAACAGCATCAGCATTCCGAACGTTGAGCTAAGATTCACCCATTCAGAAACAAATTGCACAGGCTGTATACTATCTTGTAGGCTTGTGTTTAACAGCGCGTAACTTGTTTTCTTACCAGGCTCAttgtattttctgcattgtatCCCTACAGCATAGACGTGTAAAAAGCATAGACACAAATATAACACAGGTGCAAAGATAATGCAATCCTACTGTAACTTTTGACTAGAACAGGAGAAAGGCTCAAATAATTATGAAAATggaaaaaaaagaaggaaaaaaagaTGAGTCAAGTATACTGGAGAAGGAAAGAAATGACTCCCAGGCCACACTCAGAGGAATGAATGAGGTCTTAGAAATGGAAAGTAACTACAGTCCTGTGTAGAGGGCCTGTAGAGAGTTCTAGAATCATTACAACTGATGTGAAAGTACTGGTAGCATACTGTTCAACAGGAAGGTATTTTTGAAGCTTTCATTGAAAGGAAAGACATACAACTATTTTAGAATTAAGACCTATTTATCAGAAGGGGATCCTACCATACTCATCCGCATTTTTTTTCGGAATGTCGGAATTGTTCTTAGAAACAAACAGCTAGTCATCGCTTAGAATGTTGGGATCACTCACCAGCCCCCTTCATGGCTCCTCTCAGTCGGTTTACATCCTCCTCTACCTTGAAGCCAGCGGCTTCAGTCACAGTTCCACGGTTGCCAATCTGCAGTggcaaatattaaaatggcatacatATAACTCCCTATGAATTCAGCAGCTGGCATTTATCCAGTCACTATCAACACTATTTGGATATTGTACTTTGAGTTATAGGCTAttgccctcaaactcaactctggaccttgaagTAAGTCCCACTGTATTTTTTTCATTGTTCACCTCTAATCAATGACTGATtttgacaggtgtgtgtaataacagaaaaccagcaggctctggacctcgtagggtaagagttgagtacccctgggCTATAGGTACACACATGCACATCTCAAcagatctgtgtgtgtttgttcagtaACAGCAACACGTATTTATTATGTACAGTATAGGTGTAGCCTATATGTCAGactgtctctgtagtatactGTGGCTGCTACTTTCAAAAAGCTGTCTTGTCTGTGCTGTCAGTAGGATTACAGCAGTAAAAATTTAATTGGACAATTTCATTGGTATAGTACATCATACATGTTTTATGCAAGCTACAATGAACATACTGTTGATAAGTAAATCACTTCCAATACTAAGCAACGAAAACAAACAAATGTAAATCTGATCATGCAAATGTATGAAAATGTTGAACACTACAATCATTCATAGTTCACTCACACTACAGTAGACACGTTTGGGTGCTGAGACTTACCGCTGCCATTATGCCAGTGAGATAGAGTTTCCAAACGTGAGCAAGAGAGATGGGAAAAGCTATCAAAAGAAAAACAGCTATATTATTTCTCAGGATGGTAAATAAACACATATACGCCATCTACATACATGTTTTAATTCCCACTTTGGTCAGTTGATCAAAAGCAAATGGTCCTGTTGCTACAATACCTAATCAGCTCTGTAGAGAATAACAATGTGGTGGGCCTTCACAGTAGGAAAGACTGGGTTAAATACTCATTACCCTCATTAATGTttcattaccacacacacacacacacacacacacacacacacacacacacacacacacacacacacacacacacagtctttagCTTTTTTCCTACTCTAAaaatcaactctaccaactgaaaCGATTAGCCGACAACACTTCTTCAATCCAAATCAGACAAAATACATCTCTGGTCAGAGCTGATTTACTTCATGGTGTCACTCAATATAGTTTATGTTGTTAATTATTATATTAATAGGAGACAACATCTTTATAGTCCGGGGTGTTGTCCCTTTTAGTCCAGGGGTGTTGTCCATATTGTGCCTCTTCATTAGCCAAGGATGACAACTCATTCAGAAACTGTCTACATCTGCTCAGTTTGGGGTGGAAATACCTGGCACAAGAAGAACCCTTTTGACCCCTGCCTCTGTCACACTCCCATATCAAAACATTACTAGATCTAAAGTCACACCTTTCTgaatccctttttacatcaaTAGGCCTATATTAGTAACCTACATTAGCCCACTGGAGTAAATGCAATCAATGAAATGCAGTTTTCAAAGTAACAACTGCGCAGACTCTACAAACCTTTGGTAAATATGGAGACATTGTTACGCAACACAGTTCTTATAGTTAATTGTTAGTTTCCAAGTTGCCCCTCTTGTGATTGTAACTTATGGCCCAATTGAATAAGTATATAGTTTGCAGGACGCGATGCATGTCTGTCTGCTGGCGGCCAGCAACGGAATAATAACTTTTGAGGTTCATTTTCTGTTCGAGACACACCCTTGAATGTGTCAGATAGTAGGTATTCTAAAGCTTCTAGCTAAAAACAACACGATACACATCGAGCCTATATTTCTAGTTTAACCTCATCCTATAAAATTACATAAAAATATTTACTTACCGTATAGACAGTAGAAACGACCTATCTTTTCAAATGAGGAAGACCGAAAGGAAGCTCTCTTCTTCGAACGTCGGCCGTTAAAAACGCAACACAGTGGATGGCACAAAGAGGAGTTTTCGGTCCCACCCCTTTGTGGTTACACTAGGGCAGGCTACATTATATtttacagctctctctctcactttgttgatttttattttatttttacaattgtTAATTGTGATTGCAGATACTTGTACCTTattgtttgttctctctctctctctgccacaatCTTATTGATTGTATTATTATGCTTCAAGAGGAAAATTGCCTGTTATCCCATTCTCATATTCTAGTATACTAATGAAAAAAGTTAATTCAATGAATTCATTTTAGATATGCTCCCTAGTGGCTGCTCACCCGCGCCCCCACCAGTCAATGCCACCAGTGTGCCCCCCTCACTACAGACCTCATGACTACAGATCCCATGACTCCACTGCAGTAGGCTAAGGGATGTAGCAGGCAGCTGCTGATATGTTGGTGTTGTCGTAGTAGCCGAAGCTTGTTTGCGAATATCTAACATATACTAACTGACTAGCTAGCTATATCTTATCTATATTTTCTAAGGGAGTTATCAAACCAAACTGAGATCGAAAGTAGCTACAATTGGTACATTTTCGGAATTACCATTTCCTGTCATTTTGATAGGCATTTCCTGTTGCGAAATAGCTAGGTAGCGGTTCGTGGCAGT is a genomic window of Salvelinus alpinus chromosome 18, SLU_Salpinus.1, whole genome shotgun sequence containing:
- the anxa4 gene encoding annexin A4, whose amino-acid sequence is MAAIGNRGTVTEAAGFKVEEDVNRLRGAMKGAGTDEAAVIEVLARRTIAQRQRIKEAYKQTVGKDLTDDLQGELTGNFENVVLGLLMTAPVYDAYELRNAMKGAGTEEAALIDILASRTNAEIRAITAVYIKDYENKLEDDIDGDTSGMFQRVLVSLLTAGRDESNTVDEAQAVKDAKDIYEAGEARWGTDEVKFLTVLCVRNRNHLLQVFKEYQKISGRDIEDSIKREMSGSLENVFLAIVKCLKNKPAFFAERLYKSMKGLGTTDSILIRIMVARAEIDMLDIKTEFLKAYGKTLHSFIKGDTSGDYRKILLELCGE